TTAAGGATGCTCCGTCGATATACACCTCTGCTATTACAGTGTCCTTATCTAGATTTTGAGTAACCTTTACACTTACATTTCCTGAAGCTAAAAGCTCTTTAATTTCATCTAGTTTAGGATTTGAAATACTACCTAAGATACAAGCCCCACCAGTGTTTAAAAGCTTATTGTCTTCATTTGCGCACACTACATTTGCAAGCTGAACTTTTTTGATCTGACCATCTATATTCATCTCTAGTGTAGTAATATCTAGTACCTTAATTGAGCTATCAGCAGCTTTAGCTTCTGCCATAGTCATATTAACAGGGTCAGAATGCACATATACATTCATACGAACTGGGTCCCACTTAATATCGTAATTCAGAGCATTTGCAACAAAGCTAAGAGGAACCATAGTTCTGCCATTGACTATTACAGGGGGATAGTCTAGATGCATAGGATTATCATCTATATATGCTAGCTTACTATTTATAGATAGCCTTATAATTGAAGCTTGCTTTCTTATGATTACGCTTTGATTTCGCTCATTCCAAGTGATTTTGCAGCTAAGAGCATTTCCTATAGCAGAAATGGGAACTAGAGTTCTACCACTTCTTATTATAGGTGGAACGTCCATTTTTAGTGGCTTGTTATCTATGTAGACACCTATGCTGTGGTTTGCATATACTGGAGATGAACCATGAGAAAAATTAAAAATTGATATGAGAATAAGAGTGATAATTCCGAGCTTATGCAGAAAAGATTTAAATAAAATGTTATTTTTCTTCATATAAAGTTCTCCTCTAAAATATTTAAAAAATTATTAATTTAATAGTATACTAACCTAGAGGTCATTACAAGGGCCAAAGGTTACAATATTATTGACAATCAGTGGATTTTTGTATAAAATGATACGAGGCGATTTATGATGAATAAAGAATTTTTTATGAGAGAAGCTTTGAAAGAAGCTTTAAAAAGCTATAGCATAAATGAGGTTCCAATCGGATGCGTCATAGTCAAGGATGGAGAAATCATAGCAAGAGCTCATAACAATAGGGAGCAAAATAAAGATCCTCTAGGACATGCAGAGCTAATAGCAATAAAAAATGCAGCTAAGCATCTAGGTGGATGGAGGCTAGTTGGCTGCGATATGTACGTGACGCTAGAGCCGTGCATCATGTGTAGTGGGGCCATCATGGATTCACGCATAGAAAATCTCTACATAGGAGCAATAGACGATAAAAGAGGATGTGTAGCGAGCTATCTACCTATTTTAAAGGACAGAATGATTCCTCATAATGTAAACTATGAATATATCCAGACTATCAGTCCGTACATAATTAAGAGATTCTTTAGGCATTTAAGAAGATTAAAAAAGGAAAGTAAAAATAAAATTTAAAATAAAAAACCTTAATAAGGTAGTTAAAGAAGAATACGCAAAATGTATTACTGCACACAAATGATATAGATAAAATTCCAATAATTGATGCACTAATTAATAAACTATGGAGAGATGTCCGAGTGGTTTAAGGAGCTCGCCTGGAAAGCGGGTATACGGGGAACTGTATCGGGGGTTCGAATCCCCCTCTCTCCGCCATTATCTAAAGTAGACACCTTGTATTACAGTTACTGTAATGCAAGGTTTTTTTAAACTTACTTTCCAAAATTAGTAAGTTTAATTTACTGTAAGTAGTTTGGTTTTAAAATACTATTATTTGTGTATAATACTAAGCTGCTTTTAAATGTAACATGGAGGAATTTATGAGAATTTTGCATATAGCAAATAATCCCAACCTTTCAACTCAAATAAAAACTGCGATAAGAGATAGATATAATGGCTATGAGACAGTGACCTTTGATGAATTAAAAAACCACGAGAAGAATATAGATTACTACAGACTAATAATCATAGAAGCAGATTGCACATCTCAGGAGCAATGCGAGATAGTGCTAAATAAAATTCTAGAGGCAAAGAAATATCTAGTAAATACCATTATCATATCCCATGGTATGAGTGTAGCTATGAAAGAGCACCTATATGACAATGGAGTTATGGCGATTATAGATAGGGATAAAATAGACCTGAAGCGCTTTAGAAGATATATCAGCAGTATAGAGTCGGAAACTCAGACCATAAGTAGTCTTAAAAACATGAAAATAGCAGTAGTGGATGACAGTAGATTCTCCTTGCAGGTACTAAATGATTTTTTTGATAAAAGCGGGATTCATACTGTAGACTACTACAATGATTCTGAAAAATTCTTAAACTCAGATTTAAAATATGACCTTTATGTGATAGATTTGGTTATGCCTGTTTACGATGGAGAGGATGTAATCCACAGAATCAGAGAGCAAAATAACGATGGCATAATAATCCTAGTGACTCAGTATGGAGATGTAAGAGCTATTTCTCACTGCCTCAGCATCGGAGCAGATGATTTTATACTAAAACCACTAGATTTTAAACTATTTATGCTTAGACTCAGCTCATGCATCAAAAACTACAAAGTAAAAAAGAAAAATATAAATAAGACAAACAAGCTCTACCAAAGAGCAATGAGAGATTCTCTAACAGGGGCTTACAACCGCTCGTATTTAAAGGAAAAATTTTCAAAGGAATTTCTCAAAGGCTGTAAAAATGGAGAAACCTTTTCTGTGATTTTATTCGATTTGGATTTTTTCAAGCAGATAAATGATGAGTATGGCCACCAAAAAGGGGACTTGGTGCTAAAAGGTACTGCTGATTTGGTTTCAAAGCTCATACGAAAAACAGATGTCCTATGCAGATGGGGAGGAGAAGAGTTTTTGGTAATGCTACCAGGAGCGCATCTTGAGGAAGCCACTATAGTTGCAGAAAAAATCAGAAGAGAAGTAGAAACTCTAAGAGTTAAAGGGGTAAAGAAGATTACATCTAGCTTTGGAGTTACGCAGTGCC
This is a stretch of genomic DNA from Acetoanaerobium sticklandii. It encodes these proteins:
- a CDS encoding copper amine oxidase N-terminal domain-containing protein translates to MKKNNILFKSFLHKLGIITLILISIFNFSHGSSPVYANHSIGVYIDNKPLKMDVPPIIRSGRTLVPISAIGNALSCKITWNERNQSVIIRKQASIIRLSINSKLAYIDDNPMHLDYPPVIVNGRTMVPLSFVANALNYDIKWDPVRMNVYVHSDPVNMTMAEAKAADSSIKVLDITTLEMNIDGQIKKVQLANVVCANEDNKLLNTGGACILGSISNPKLDEIKELLASGNVSVKVTQNLDKDTVIAEVYIDGASLSQLLIELGYANSIKN
- a CDS encoding nucleoside deaminase, with the translated sequence MMNKEFFMREALKEALKSYSINEVPIGCVIVKDGEIIARAHNNREQNKDPLGHAELIAIKNAAKHLGGWRLVGCDMYVTLEPCIMCSGAIMDSRIENLYIGAIDDKRGCVASYLPILKDRMIPHNVNYEYIQTISPYIIKRFFRHLRRLKKESKNKI
- a CDS encoding diguanylate cyclase, whose amino-acid sequence is MRILHIANNPNLSTQIKTAIRDRYNGYETVTFDELKNHEKNIDYYRLIIIEADCTSQEQCEIVLNKILEAKKYLVNTIIISHGMSVAMKEHLYDNGVMAIIDRDKIDLKRFRRYISSIESETQTISSLKNMKIAVVDDSRFSLQVLNDFFDKSGIHTVDYYNDSEKFLNSDLKYDLYVIDLVMPVYDGEDVIHRIREQNNDGIIILVTQYGDVRAISHCLSIGADDFILKPLDFKLFMLRLSSCIKNYKVKKKNINKTNKLYQRAMRDSLTGAYNRSYLKEKFSKEFLKGCKNGETFSVILFDLDFFKQINDEYGHQKGDLVLKGTADLVSKLIRKTDVLCRWGGEEFLVMLPGAHLEEATIVAEKIRREVETLRVKGVKKITSSFGVTQCQNEDTEDSLFKRVDNSLYLAKLTGRNKVVYDEEVYIAKGGIPVNIDWGPFFRSGNPQIDKEHEELISISNDIISNCFIEDNLEEILVMFKRLLDHVSLHFENEEAILLEHSYEEYEQHKKIHNDLVIKAKNMYDALEKGLISPIAVVKYVVQDVVVGHIIKSDFDFFELFNK